The Leptospirales bacterium genome includes a region encoding these proteins:
- a CDS encoding Lipl32 family lipoprotein, whose protein sequence is MKSKLMGAALLAAISLFALAGCKTGHLSSSNSYGGMVSAPYVSYVQYLGYIKPGTRPDGQYNGKNAYYLYFWVPAAIDEVGISMYSPSDATNADFVSQSFKDNFAGDPQSFFDTYLVLERMDIIDPARIRNGGRALQTLATNDDSSEVPANPSGSAYNSLLRAQTDLNDPLKALVRGVYRITLTSFRGDVKGSFVATIGTNIPGVKVAASLEELHKLVNEAQ, encoded by the coding sequence ATGAAGTCAAAACTGATGGGGGCTGCGCTTCTGGCGGCAATCTCGCTATTTGCGCTGGCTGGCTGCAAGACCGGGCATCTTTCAAGCTCAAACAGCTACGGTGGAATGGTTTCCGCGCCGTACGTAAGCTACGTTCAATATCTGGGATATATCAAACCCGGAACGCGCCCGGATGGTCAATACAATGGCAAAAACGCCTACTACCTGTATTTCTGGGTTCCGGCGGCAATTGATGAGGTCGGCATCAGCATGTACTCGCCGTCTGACGCAACGAACGCGGACTTTGTCAGCCAGTCTTTCAAAGACAACTTTGCGGGCGATCCGCAGTCCTTCTTCGACACTTATCTCGTGCTGGAGCGCATGGACATCATCGATCCTGCAAGGATTCGCAATGGCGGACGCGCTCTGCAAACGTTGGCAACCAATGATGACAGTAGCGAAGTTCCGGCAAATCCCAGCGGCTCGGCCTACAATTCGCTGCTCCGTGCGCAGACCGACTTGAATGATCCGCTGAAGGCTCTGGTTCGCGGAGTTTACCGCATCACCCTGACTTCATTCAGAGGCGATGTAAAGGGCTCCTTCGTCGCCACCATTGGAACGAATATCCCAGGCGTCAAAGTCGCAGCATCGCTTGAAGAGCTTCATAAGCTGGTCAACGAAGCTCAATAA
- a CDS encoding EI24 domain-containing protein, translating into MTTAAQRFFGSFRAVFGAPAYLTRHGLWSYAFTPLALSFVVAAGLVAAIYYFVSHALGLGAGMATAEILQYLGRTAENTPAWLSAVVSVVSLIAALVLAFVSYRALISILVAPFLGPLVEAIERIERGESRRTRIREDAWNVALGAWLGAKLAIGGLIALLVSLPTGPFQPAINIIAQSYVNGRSNFDLPFEREAPRARQRRELARNNYPEMFGNGLAALLLLLVPAIGALVSPCFGATGAAIVFFRKPSAKSAV; encoded by the coding sequence ATGACCACTGCGGCGCAGCGTTTCTTTGGCAGTTTCCGCGCCGTATTTGGCGCGCCTGCTTACCTCACGCGGCACGGGCTGTGGAGCTATGCATTTACTCCGCTGGCGCTGAGCTTCGTAGTAGCGGCCGGGCTGGTAGCTGCGATTTACTATTTTGTATCCCACGCCCTTGGATTGGGCGCCGGGATGGCGACAGCCGAAATTCTGCAATACCTTGGCCGGACAGCGGAAAATACGCCCGCGTGGCTATCCGCGGTGGTGAGTGTAGTTTCACTGATTGCAGCACTGGTGCTAGCTTTCGTCTCCTATCGCGCCCTGATCAGCATTTTGGTTGCGCCCTTTCTTGGACCGCTGGTGGAAGCCATAGAACGAATCGAGCGCGGAGAATCGCGCCGGACGCGGATACGCGAGGACGCCTGGAATGTTGCGCTGGGCGCCTGGCTAGGCGCCAAATTGGCTATTGGCGGATTGATTGCTTTGTTGGTAAGCCTCCCGACTGGCCCCTTCCAACCTGCGATCAATATCATTGCCCAGAGCTACGTGAACGGTCGCAGCAATTTTGATTTGCCTTTTGAGCGAGAAGCGCCGCGCGCGCGGCAGCGCCGCGAGCTGGCTCGCAATAACTATCCGGAAATGTTTGGCAATGGATTGGCAGCTTTGCTGCTATTGCTGGTGCCCGCCATCGGCGCCCTGGTCTCGCCCTGCTTTGGCGCTACTGGCGCCGCGATCGTATTTTTTCGCAAGCCGTCGGCAAAATCCGCAGTTTAA